The Brevibacillus brevis genome contains a region encoding:
- a CDS encoding response regulator transcription factor — MIKVLVVDDEASIVKLLQFNLEKSGFQVVTAFDGKQALEMVKSEQPDFIILDLMLPKMDGMDVCKTLRQERNNTPILMLTAKDDELDKILGLELGADDYLTKPFSPREVIARVKAILRRFQNTPEATTAPQEVLLQFGDIRIYPEKYEVFCKDVKVELTPKEFELLNYLASHQGRVLTRDQLLNAVWNYDFIGDSRIVDVHVSHLREKLEDDTKNPKYIKTVRGLGYKLEG; from the coding sequence ATTAAAGTATTGGTAGTGGATGACGAAGCTTCCATTGTTAAGCTATTGCAATTTAATCTTGAAAAATCAGGATTTCAGGTCGTAACTGCTTTTGACGGGAAACAGGCCTTGGAAATGGTGAAGAGCGAGCAGCCTGATTTTATTATTCTTGATTTGATGCTTCCCAAGATGGATGGAATGGACGTATGCAAAACCTTGCGCCAGGAACGCAATAATACGCCGATCTTGATGCTTACAGCGAAAGATGATGAGCTCGACAAGATTTTGGGGCTTGAGCTTGGTGCCGATGATTATTTGACAAAGCCGTTTAGCCCGAGAGAAGTCATTGCCCGTGTGAAAGCCATTCTGCGGCGGTTTCAGAACACACCAGAAGCGACTACAGCGCCTCAAGAAGTGTTGCTCCAATTTGGGGATATTCGCATCTACCCGGAGAAGTACGAGGTGTTCTGTAAAGACGTCAAAGTTGAGCTGACGCCAAAGGAATTCGAGCTGCTTAACTATTTAGCGAGTCACCAAGGGCGTGTACTGACGCGTGATCAATTGTTGAACGCTGTTTGGAACTACGATTTCATCGGGGACTCTCGAATCGTGGACGTGCATGTCAGCCATTTGCGCGAAAAGCTTGAGGATGACACGAAGAACCCGAAATACATCAAAACAGTTCGCGGATTAGGATACAAACTGGAAGGATAA
- the pnpS gene encoding two-component system histidine kinase PnpS, producing MTRFRIKLTLTILGLISLVLLVMGMYFAKVLENSYLQSLNELLSRESKLISQAVRFPNVFTDKATLADRVTQVAPTDEVRITIINKDGQVMYDNSSHPEEMENHYDRPEMMAALKGETGISRRFSETLGYDMMYVAVPVELNNEIFGVVRSAMSMKDITDTIHKMWYSLLTGLLVTLVVGSIVVSRISFSIIRPIEEITRVARNITQRQYESRVRIKAKDEIGQLAGAINFMASSLEQQMYEISENQQRLAGVLTNMTSGVIFISEQRRIMLVNPAVEKLLGTAGHEIVGKLHIEAGKSFGLSQYIDRCLDRSEKFRQEVHIYYPQERILDVNFAPYINFKGESRGVVVVLHDITDIRRLEKMRSDFVANVSHELRTPITSIKGFTETLLEGAMQDEETCRNFLQIISDESERLYRMIRDILDLSKIEQKRIPLHLSKVHLQDLVSSAVAIMHDQAQRKELTITLPSPKPDIWLMTDKDCLQQIILNLLTNAIAYTPEGGKINVKTEADNENITIQVMDTGIGIPEKELTRIFERFYRVDKARSRDSGGTGLGLAIVKHLVENLHGHISVESKEGRGTTFTVTLPLT from the coding sequence TTGACTCGCTTTCGAATCAAACTCACTTTGACTATTTTGGGTTTAATCTCCCTCGTACTATTGGTGATGGGGATGTATTTTGCCAAAGTGCTGGAGAATTCGTACCTCCAATCACTGAATGAGCTATTGTCTCGCGAGTCGAAGCTCATCTCTCAGGCGGTCCGTTTCCCGAATGTCTTTACCGATAAGGCGACGTTAGCGGATCGGGTCACACAAGTAGCGCCAACGGATGAAGTACGGATCACCATTATCAACAAGGATGGTCAGGTGATGTACGACAACTCCTCCCACCCGGAAGAGATGGAAAACCACTATGACCGACCGGAGATGATGGCAGCGTTAAAAGGAGAAACAGGGATTTCCCGTCGTTTCAGTGAGACGCTCGGCTATGACATGATGTACGTTGCAGTACCTGTTGAACTGAACAACGAAATATTCGGTGTCGTTCGTTCAGCGATGTCGATGAAAGATATTACCGATACGATCCACAAAATGTGGTACAGCTTGCTCACCGGTTTATTGGTTACTTTGGTAGTCGGATCGATTGTCGTTTCCCGCATTTCCTTTTCCATTATTCGTCCGATCGAGGAGATCACCCGGGTAGCCCGCAACATTACACAGCGCCAATACGAGAGCCGTGTGAGAATCAAAGCAAAGGATGAGATCGGTCAGCTTGCAGGCGCGATCAACTTCATGGCATCAAGCCTGGAGCAGCAGATGTACGAAATCTCGGAGAATCAGCAGCGCCTGGCAGGGGTACTGACCAATATGACGAGTGGCGTGATCTTCATTTCAGAGCAACGTCGGATCATGCTGGTCAATCCAGCCGTTGAAAAGCTGTTGGGGACCGCTGGACATGAGATCGTAGGGAAGCTGCATATCGAGGCAGGCAAGAGCTTTGGGCTCAGCCAATATATCGACAGGTGCCTCGACAGAAGCGAGAAATTCCGTCAAGAGGTGCACATCTATTACCCGCAGGAACGCATCCTTGACGTGAATTTTGCTCCCTATATTAACTTCAAGGGGGAGTCGAGGGGTGTGGTCGTGGTGCTGCATGACATCACCGACATTCGCCGCTTGGAGAAGATGCGCAGTGACTTCGTAGCTAACGTATCGCATGAGCTGCGCACGCCGATTACCTCGATCAAGGGCTTCACGGAGACCTTGCTTGAAGGGGCGATGCAGGACGAGGAAACATGTCGCAACTTCCTGCAAATCATCTCGGATGAGAGCGAGCGGCTCTACCGAATGATCCGCGATATTTTGGACCTGTCCAAAATCGAGCAGAAGCGAATCCCATTGCATCTGAGTAAGGTTCACTTGCAAGATTTGGTCAGTTCGGCAGTTGCCATCATGCATGACCAGGCACAGCGCAAGGAATTGACGATCACGCTCCCTTCACCGAAGCCAGATATTTGGCTGATGACGGATAAGGATTGCTTGCAGCAGATCATCTTGAATTTGTTGACGAATGCGATCGCCTATACGCCCGAAGGTGGAAAAATCAACGTCAAGACAGAAGCAGACAACGAAAACATCACCATTCAAGTCATGGATACCGGGATCGGCATTCCGGAAAAGGAACTCACCCGTATTTTTGAGCGGTTTTATCGTGTAGACAAGGCGCGCAGCCGCGATTCAGGTGGAACAGGTCTGGGCCTCGCCATTGTGAAGCATCTCGTGGAAAATTTGCACGGACATATCAGCGTGGAGAGCAAGGAAGGAAGAGGGACAACCTTCACAGTTACACTTCCCCTTACCTAA